The window GCCTAAAACGCATGTCTTCTGCCACGAGGTTGGCGACTTTTGTTTCGGTCGCGGGAGCCGGGGCTGGCGGAGGTGGTCTTGGCTCTGGAGCTTCAAATCTCAAGACGGTGCCATGAGCGGCAATGTCAGGAACATGAGCGGGCTGAGCCTGTGAACTGGGAGTGAAACGCGGGCTTTCCAGTGCCCCTGGATCAACCAATGGAGTGGCGGAGGATCGCGTGGAATTGGACCTCTTTTCGTTGGCATAGGAGGGAGGGGTCCACTCGCTCTCAAAGCTCCACGGAGAGTCCCAATCATCCTGCGGAACATTCCACGACATCGCCCCCAACTCAGCGCGGGCTTTAGAGAAGCGTGGATGGTGACTCATGCAGACAGAGAGGCGGTAAGCTCAATTCTCAACCGGAGCTAACTCCAGCCCAAAGAAGTCCAAAAAGACCTGGCGATAAACGGCCCGTTTAAATTTGGGCACCCAAGACATCTGGAATTCTTCCGGCTTGATCCAGCGCCAGTGGCTGAACTCCTGATGAGTGGCGGCGAGATTGACATCGCTATCCTGACCCAAAAAACGACAGCGGAAATAGCTCTGCTCCTGGCCACCGTAGATGCCGTATTTCAGGCGACCTTTGGCAAAGGCATAACGGTAACCATCGCGACGCTCGAGCAGCATCACTTTATCTGGGGTAACCCCGATCTCCTCAGCCATCTCTCGATACATGGCGGTTTCTGCATCTTCGCCATCGTCAATGCCGCCCTGAGGGAACTGCCAAGCCCCAGGAATGTTGATCCGCTCAGCGACAAAAATCTCATCCTGCTCATTGGTCAGGATAATCCCGACATTGGGGCGATAAAGGATGGGAATGGTGATGGGCGTGGCGTGACTTTCAGACATGGGGCGGCACAGAATACGTCCTTAAGGCCTGCTGTCACCTAGGGATCCATCAAGCAACGAGATGATACCGCCAAGTGCCAGCGAAGCGCACACTGTCAGGTTCGTCTGAGAGGGCGGCCATGGCCTCGCTTATCTTTCCAGGCAGGCTAGGAAGTTTCAGATGAGGGCGGATTTCCACCAAAGGCTGGAGAACAAATCGACGCAGATGAAGACGCGGATGCGGCACCGTGAGGA of the Prosthecobacter dejongeii genome contains:
- a CDS encoding RNA pyrophosphohydrolase, which codes for MSESHATPITIPILYRPNVGIILTNEQDEIFVAERINIPGAWQFPQGGIDDGEDAETAMYREMAEEIGVTPDKVMLLERRDGYRYAFAKGRLKYGIYGGQEQSYFRCRFLGQDSDVNLAATHQEFSHWRWIKPEEFQMSWVPKFKRAVYRQVFLDFFGLELAPVEN